The Budorcas taxicolor isolate Tak-1 chromosome 5, Takin1.1, whole genome shotgun sequence genome includes a window with the following:
- the SUN2 gene encoding SUN domain-containing protein 2 isoform X2 → MSRRSQRLTRYSSQGDDDGGSSSSGGSSVMGSQSTLFKDSPLRTLKKKSNNSKRLSPAPQLGPSSDTHTSYYSESVVRESYIGSPRAASIAASLTRNSLLDDPYWSEDLRVRRRRGTGGTDSSKVNGLPENKLSEDFLGSSSGYSSEDDYVGYSETDHRGSGSRLQNAVSRAGCLLWMVVTSPGRLFGLLYWWIGTTWYRLTTAASLLDVFVLTRRFSSLKTFLWFLLLLLLLTGLTYGAWYFYPFGLQTLHPAVVSWWASKGSIGQREVWESRDSSPHFQAEQRILSRVHSLERRLDALAAEFSSSWQKEAMRLERLELQQGAGRQGGGGGGLSHEDTLALLEGLVSRHEAALKEDLRRDTAARIQEELVTLRSEHQQDSEDLFKKIVQASQESEARLQQLKSEWQRMTQESFQENAMKELGRLEGQLAGLRQELAALTLKQSSVEDQVGLLPQQLQAVRDDVESQFPAWVSQFLLRGGGTRTGLLQREEMEAQLRDLESKILTHVAEMQGKSAREAVASLGLTLQREGVIGVTEEVHRIVSQALKRYSEDRIGMVDYALESGGASVISTRCSETYETKTALLSLFGIPLWYHSQSPRVILQPDVHPGNCWAFQGPQGFAVVRLSARIRPTAVTLEHVPKSLSPNSTISSAPKDFAIFGFDEDLQQEGTLLGQFTYDQDGEPIQTFYFQDPKMATYQVVELRILTNWGHPEYTCIYRFRVHGEPAH, encoded by the exons ATGTCTCGGCGAAGCCAGCGCCTAACGCGCTACTCCTCCCAGGGTGACGATgacggcggcagcagcagcagcggagggAGCTCAGTGATGGGGAGTCAGAGCACGCTGTTTAAGGACAGCCCTCTCAG GACCTTGAAGAAGAAATCCAACAACTCGAAGCGCCTCTCCCCAGCGCCACAGCTGGGCCCCTCCTCGGACACACACACCTCCTACTACAGTGAGTCTGTGGTCAGGGAGTCCTACATCGGCAGCCCGCGGGCCGCCTCCATCGCTGCCTCCCTCACCAGGAACTCCCTCCTCGACGACCCCTACTGGA GTGAGGACCTGcgggtgaggaggaggagaggcacAGGCGGCACCGACAGCAGCAAGGTCAATGGGCTCCCGGAGAACAAGCTCTCCGAGGACTTCCTCGGGTCCTCCTCGGGCTACTCCTCCGAGGATGACTACGTAG GCTACTCGGAGACAGACCACCGGGGTTCAGGATCGCGACTACAGAATGCTGTCTCCCGGGCAGGCTGCCTGCTCTGGATGGTGGTCACCTCTCCAG GCCGGCTCTTCGGGCTCCTCTACTGGTGGATCGGCACCACCTGGTACCGCCTGACCACAGCCGCCTCCCTCCTTGACGTCTTTGTTTTAACCAG ACGCTTCTCATCCCTGAAGACCTTCCTGTGgttcctcttgctgctgctgcttctgaccGGCCTGACCTATG GAGCCTGGTACTTCTATCCCTTCGGGCTGCAGACGCTCCACCCCGCTGTGGTCTCCTGGTGGGCCTCGAAGGGGAGTATTGGGCAGCGTGAGGTGTGGGAGTCCAGAGACTCATCCCCACATTTCCAG gCCGAGCAGCGCATTCTGTCCCGGGTACACTCGCTGGAGCGGCGCCTGGACGCTCTTGCTGCTGAGTTCTCGTCCAGCTGGCAAAAGGAGGCCATGCGGCTGGAGCGCCTGGAGCTGCAGCAGGGGGCTGGCAGGCAGGGAGGTGGAGGCGGTGGCCTGAGCCACGAGGACACCCTGGCGCTCCTGGAGGGGCTGGTGAGCCGCCACGAGGCTGCCCTGAAGGAGGACCTCCGCAGGGACACTGCTGCTCGGATCCAG gaagagctggtCACCCTGAGATCAGAGCATCAGCAAGACTCAGAAGACCTTTTCAAGAAGATTGTCCAGGCCTCACAG GAATCTGAGGCTCGGCTCCAGCAGCTGAAGTCAGAGTGGCAAAG GATGACCCAGGAGTCCTTCCAGGAGAACGCCATGAAGGAGCTGGGGCGGCTGGAGGGCCAGCTGGCAGGCCTGCGGCAGGAGCTGGCAGCCCTGACCCTGAAGCAGAGCTCGGTGGAGGACCAGGTGGGGCTGCTGCCCCAGCAGCTCCAGGCCGTGCGGGACGAC GTGGAGTCTCAGTTCCCTGCCTGGGTCAGTCAGTTCCTTCTTCGAGGTGGGGGAACCCGCACTGGGCTCCTTCAGCGAGAGGAGATGGAAGCTCAGCTGCGGGACCTGGAGAGCAAGATTCTCACCCACGTGGCCGAGATGCAGGGCAAGTCGGCAAGGGAGGCCGTGGCCAGTCTGGGGCTGACACTGCAGAGGGAAGGCGTGATTGGGGTGACTGAGGAG GTGCACCGTATCGTAAGCCAGGCTCTGAAGCGCTACAGCGAGGACCGCATCGGGATGGTGGACTACGCTCTGGAGTCGGGAG GGGCCAGTGTCATCAGTACTCGATGCTCCGAGACCTACGAGACCAAGACGGCCCTCCTCAGCCTCTTCGGCATCCCCCTGTGGTACCACTCCCAGTCTCCCCGAGTCATTCTCCAG CCAGATGTGCACCCAGGCAACTGCTGGGCCTTCCAGGGGCCCCAGGGCTTTGCTGTGGTTCGCCTTTCTGCCCGCATCCGCCCAACTGCTGTCACCTTAGAGCATGTGCCCAAATCCTTGTCGCCCAACAGCACCATCTCCAGTGCCCCCAAGGACTTTGCCATCTTT gGCTTCGATGAGGACCTGCAGCAGGAAGGGACGCTCCTTGGCCAGTTCACCTATGACCAGGATGGGGAGCCCATTCAGACGTTTTATTTTCAG GATCCTAAAATGGCCACATACCAGGTGGTAGAGCTGCGCATCCTGACTAACTGGGGCCACCCCGAGTACACCTGCATCTACCGCTTCAGGGTGCACGGGGAGCCCGCCCACTAG
- the SUN2 gene encoding SUN domain-containing protein 2 isoform X1, with amino-acid sequence MSRRSQRLTRYSSQGDDDGGSSSSGGSSVMGSQSTLFKDSPLRTLKKKSNNSKRLSPAPQLGPSSDTHTSYYSESVVRESYIGSPRAASIAASLTRNSLLDDPYWSEDLRVRRRRGTGGTDSSKVNGLPENKLSEDFLGSSSGYSSEDDYVGYSETDHRGSGSRLQNAVSRAGCLLWMVVTSPGRLFGLLYWWIGTTWYRLTTAASLLDVFVLTRRFSSLKTFLWFLLLLLLLTGLTYGAWYFYPFGLQTLHPAVVSWWASKGSIGQREVWESRDSSPHFQAEQRILSRVHSLERRLDALAAEFSSSWQKEAMRLERLELQQGAGRQGGGGGGLSHEDTLALLEGLVSRHEAALKEDLRRDTAARIQEELVTLRSEHQQDSEDLFKKIVQASQESEARLQQLKSEWQRMTQESFQENAMKELGRLEGQLAGLRQELAALTLKQSSVEDQVGLLPQQLQAVRDDVESQFPAWVSQFLLRGGGTRTGLLQREEMEAQLRDLESKILTHVAEMQGKSAREAVASLGLTLQREGVIGVTEEQVHRIVSQALKRYSEDRIGMVDYALESGGASVISTRCSETYETKTALLSLFGIPLWYHSQSPRVILQPDVHPGNCWAFQGPQGFAVVRLSARIRPTAVTLEHVPKSLSPNSTISSAPKDFAIFGFDEDLQQEGTLLGQFTYDQDGEPIQTFYFQDPKMATYQVVELRILTNWGHPEYTCIYRFRVHGEPAH; translated from the exons ATGTCTCGGCGAAGCCAGCGCCTAACGCGCTACTCCTCCCAGGGTGACGATgacggcggcagcagcagcagcggagggAGCTCAGTGATGGGGAGTCAGAGCACGCTGTTTAAGGACAGCCCTCTCAG GACCTTGAAGAAGAAATCCAACAACTCGAAGCGCCTCTCCCCAGCGCCACAGCTGGGCCCCTCCTCGGACACACACACCTCCTACTACAGTGAGTCTGTGGTCAGGGAGTCCTACATCGGCAGCCCGCGGGCCGCCTCCATCGCTGCCTCCCTCACCAGGAACTCCCTCCTCGACGACCCCTACTGGA GTGAGGACCTGcgggtgaggaggaggagaggcacAGGCGGCACCGACAGCAGCAAGGTCAATGGGCTCCCGGAGAACAAGCTCTCCGAGGACTTCCTCGGGTCCTCCTCGGGCTACTCCTCCGAGGATGACTACGTAG GCTACTCGGAGACAGACCACCGGGGTTCAGGATCGCGACTACAGAATGCTGTCTCCCGGGCAGGCTGCCTGCTCTGGATGGTGGTCACCTCTCCAG GCCGGCTCTTCGGGCTCCTCTACTGGTGGATCGGCACCACCTGGTACCGCCTGACCACAGCCGCCTCCCTCCTTGACGTCTTTGTTTTAACCAG ACGCTTCTCATCCCTGAAGACCTTCCTGTGgttcctcttgctgctgctgcttctgaccGGCCTGACCTATG GAGCCTGGTACTTCTATCCCTTCGGGCTGCAGACGCTCCACCCCGCTGTGGTCTCCTGGTGGGCCTCGAAGGGGAGTATTGGGCAGCGTGAGGTGTGGGAGTCCAGAGACTCATCCCCACATTTCCAG gCCGAGCAGCGCATTCTGTCCCGGGTACACTCGCTGGAGCGGCGCCTGGACGCTCTTGCTGCTGAGTTCTCGTCCAGCTGGCAAAAGGAGGCCATGCGGCTGGAGCGCCTGGAGCTGCAGCAGGGGGCTGGCAGGCAGGGAGGTGGAGGCGGTGGCCTGAGCCACGAGGACACCCTGGCGCTCCTGGAGGGGCTGGTGAGCCGCCACGAGGCTGCCCTGAAGGAGGACCTCCGCAGGGACACTGCTGCTCGGATCCAG gaagagctggtCACCCTGAGATCAGAGCATCAGCAAGACTCAGAAGACCTTTTCAAGAAGATTGTCCAGGCCTCACAG GAATCTGAGGCTCGGCTCCAGCAGCTGAAGTCAGAGTGGCAAAG GATGACCCAGGAGTCCTTCCAGGAGAACGCCATGAAGGAGCTGGGGCGGCTGGAGGGCCAGCTGGCAGGCCTGCGGCAGGAGCTGGCAGCCCTGACCCTGAAGCAGAGCTCGGTGGAGGACCAGGTGGGGCTGCTGCCCCAGCAGCTCCAGGCCGTGCGGGACGAC GTGGAGTCTCAGTTCCCTGCCTGGGTCAGTCAGTTCCTTCTTCGAGGTGGGGGAACCCGCACTGGGCTCCTTCAGCGAGAGGAGATGGAAGCTCAGCTGCGGGACCTGGAGAGCAAGATTCTCACCCACGTGGCCGAGATGCAGGGCAAGTCGGCAAGGGAGGCCGTGGCCAGTCTGGGGCTGACACTGCAGAGGGAAGGCGTGATTGGGGTGACTGAGGAG CAGGTGCACCGTATCGTAAGCCAGGCTCTGAAGCGCTACAGCGAGGACCGCATCGGGATGGTGGACTACGCTCTGGAGTCGGGAG GGGCCAGTGTCATCAGTACTCGATGCTCCGAGACCTACGAGACCAAGACGGCCCTCCTCAGCCTCTTCGGCATCCCCCTGTGGTACCACTCCCAGTCTCCCCGAGTCATTCTCCAG CCAGATGTGCACCCAGGCAACTGCTGGGCCTTCCAGGGGCCCCAGGGCTTTGCTGTGGTTCGCCTTTCTGCCCGCATCCGCCCAACTGCTGTCACCTTAGAGCATGTGCCCAAATCCTTGTCGCCCAACAGCACCATCTCCAGTGCCCCCAAGGACTTTGCCATCTTT gGCTTCGATGAGGACCTGCAGCAGGAAGGGACGCTCCTTGGCCAGTTCACCTATGACCAGGATGGGGAGCCCATTCAGACGTTTTATTTTCAG GATCCTAAAATGGCCACATACCAGGTGGTAGAGCTGCGCATCCTGACTAACTGGGGCCACCCCGAGTACACCTGCATCTACCGCTTCAGGGTGCACGGGGAGCCCGCCCACTAG
- the SUN2 gene encoding SUN domain-containing protein 2 isoform X3 — MGSQSTLFKDSPLRTLKKKSNNSKRLSPAPQLGPSSDTHTSYYSESVVRESYIGSPRAASIAASLTRNSLLDDPYWSEDLRVRRRRGTGGTDSSKVNGLPENKLSEDFLGSSSGYSSEDDYVGYSETDHRGSGSRLQNAVSRAGCLLWMVVTSPGRLFGLLYWWIGTTWYRLTTAASLLDVFVLTRRFSSLKTFLWFLLLLLLLTGLTYGAWYFYPFGLQTLHPAVVSWWASKGSIGQREVWESRDSSPHFQAEQRILSRVHSLERRLDALAAEFSSSWQKEAMRLERLELQQGAGRQGGGGGGLSHEDTLALLEGLVSRHEAALKEDLRRDTAARIQEELVTLRSEHQQDSEDLFKKIVQASQESEARLQQLKSEWQRMTQESFQENAMKELGRLEGQLAGLRQELAALTLKQSSVEDQVGLLPQQLQAVRDDVESQFPAWVSQFLLRGGGTRTGLLQREEMEAQLRDLESKILTHVAEMQGKSAREAVASLGLTLQREGVIGVTEEQVHRIVSQALKRYSEDRIGMVDYALESGGASVISTRCSETYETKTALLSLFGIPLWYHSQSPRVILQPDVHPGNCWAFQGPQGFAVVRLSARIRPTAVTLEHVPKSLSPNSTISSAPKDFAIFGFDEDLQQEGTLLGQFTYDQDGEPIQTFYFQDPKMATYQVVELRILTNWGHPEYTCIYRFRVHGEPAH, encoded by the exons ATGGGGAGTCAGAGCACGCTGTTTAAGGACAGCCCTCTCAG GACCTTGAAGAAGAAATCCAACAACTCGAAGCGCCTCTCCCCAGCGCCACAGCTGGGCCCCTCCTCGGACACACACACCTCCTACTACAGTGAGTCTGTGGTCAGGGAGTCCTACATCGGCAGCCCGCGGGCCGCCTCCATCGCTGCCTCCCTCACCAGGAACTCCCTCCTCGACGACCCCTACTGGA GTGAGGACCTGcgggtgaggaggaggagaggcacAGGCGGCACCGACAGCAGCAAGGTCAATGGGCTCCCGGAGAACAAGCTCTCCGAGGACTTCCTCGGGTCCTCCTCGGGCTACTCCTCCGAGGATGACTACGTAG GCTACTCGGAGACAGACCACCGGGGTTCAGGATCGCGACTACAGAATGCTGTCTCCCGGGCAGGCTGCCTGCTCTGGATGGTGGTCACCTCTCCAG GCCGGCTCTTCGGGCTCCTCTACTGGTGGATCGGCACCACCTGGTACCGCCTGACCACAGCCGCCTCCCTCCTTGACGTCTTTGTTTTAACCAG ACGCTTCTCATCCCTGAAGACCTTCCTGTGgttcctcttgctgctgctgcttctgaccGGCCTGACCTATG GAGCCTGGTACTTCTATCCCTTCGGGCTGCAGACGCTCCACCCCGCTGTGGTCTCCTGGTGGGCCTCGAAGGGGAGTATTGGGCAGCGTGAGGTGTGGGAGTCCAGAGACTCATCCCCACATTTCCAG gCCGAGCAGCGCATTCTGTCCCGGGTACACTCGCTGGAGCGGCGCCTGGACGCTCTTGCTGCTGAGTTCTCGTCCAGCTGGCAAAAGGAGGCCATGCGGCTGGAGCGCCTGGAGCTGCAGCAGGGGGCTGGCAGGCAGGGAGGTGGAGGCGGTGGCCTGAGCCACGAGGACACCCTGGCGCTCCTGGAGGGGCTGGTGAGCCGCCACGAGGCTGCCCTGAAGGAGGACCTCCGCAGGGACACTGCTGCTCGGATCCAG gaagagctggtCACCCTGAGATCAGAGCATCAGCAAGACTCAGAAGACCTTTTCAAGAAGATTGTCCAGGCCTCACAG GAATCTGAGGCTCGGCTCCAGCAGCTGAAGTCAGAGTGGCAAAG GATGACCCAGGAGTCCTTCCAGGAGAACGCCATGAAGGAGCTGGGGCGGCTGGAGGGCCAGCTGGCAGGCCTGCGGCAGGAGCTGGCAGCCCTGACCCTGAAGCAGAGCTCGGTGGAGGACCAGGTGGGGCTGCTGCCCCAGCAGCTCCAGGCCGTGCGGGACGAC GTGGAGTCTCAGTTCCCTGCCTGGGTCAGTCAGTTCCTTCTTCGAGGTGGGGGAACCCGCACTGGGCTCCTTCAGCGAGAGGAGATGGAAGCTCAGCTGCGGGACCTGGAGAGCAAGATTCTCACCCACGTGGCCGAGATGCAGGGCAAGTCGGCAAGGGAGGCCGTGGCCAGTCTGGGGCTGACACTGCAGAGGGAAGGCGTGATTGGGGTGACTGAGGAG CAGGTGCACCGTATCGTAAGCCAGGCTCTGAAGCGCTACAGCGAGGACCGCATCGGGATGGTGGACTACGCTCTGGAGTCGGGAG GGGCCAGTGTCATCAGTACTCGATGCTCCGAGACCTACGAGACCAAGACGGCCCTCCTCAGCCTCTTCGGCATCCCCCTGTGGTACCACTCCCAGTCTCCCCGAGTCATTCTCCAG CCAGATGTGCACCCAGGCAACTGCTGGGCCTTCCAGGGGCCCCAGGGCTTTGCTGTGGTTCGCCTTTCTGCCCGCATCCGCCCAACTGCTGTCACCTTAGAGCATGTGCCCAAATCCTTGTCGCCCAACAGCACCATCTCCAGTGCCCCCAAGGACTTTGCCATCTTT gGCTTCGATGAGGACCTGCAGCAGGAAGGGACGCTCCTTGGCCAGTTCACCTATGACCAGGATGGGGAGCCCATTCAGACGTTTTATTTTCAG GATCCTAAAATGGCCACATACCAGGTGGTAGAGCTGCGCATCCTGACTAACTGGGGCCACCCCGAGTACACCTGCATCTACCGCTTCAGGGTGCACGGGGAGCCCGCCCACTAG